Proteins encoded by one window of Salvia splendens isolate huo1 chromosome 14, SspV2, whole genome shotgun sequence:
- the LOC121766095 gene encoding uncharacterized protein At4g00950-like — MLYEVEPTNKFAAALSPEHPSGTATPPLHALASVPFKWEEQPGKPRPCTDIILRPEPAARCLELPPCRIAKMSSPTTVLDGPDNLGRPKFSSFRLFREKQISFDSSSGSGGGSPQSYVTVGKKSSGRLKMSRLFGRSLRVRSGGKEADEGSLGFSPSSFGGFESVEGKKTASFSRSSPTPLLATMYEGLKQAIPWKRTRKSKKEGSF; from the exons ATGTTGTACGAAGTGGAGCCCACAAACAAATTCGCCGCCGCGCTCTCGCCGGAGCATCCCTCGGGAACAGCCACGCCGCCGCTCCACGCCCTCGCCTCGGTGCCCTTCAAATGGGAGGAGCAACCGGGCAAGCCCAGACCCTGCACCGACATCATCCTCCGACCCGAACCCGCCGCCAGATGCCTAGAGCTTCCACCCTGCAGAATTGCCAAAATGTCCTCCCCCACCACCGTCCTTGATGGGCCTGATAATCTGGGCCGCCCCAAATTCTCTTCGTTCAGGCTGTTTAGGGAGAAGCAGATTTCCTTCGAcagcagcagcggcagcggcggtggaaGCCCTCAGAGCTACGTGACGGTCGGAAAAAAGAGCAGTGGACGGCTGAAAATGAGCAGGTTGTTTGGTAGGAGTTTGAGAGTGAGGAGTGGTGGAAAGGAAGCTGATGAGGGTAGTTTGGGGTTTTCGCCATCTTCGTTTGGTGGTTTTGAAAGTGTGGAGGGGAAGAAGACTGCAAGTTTCTCTCGGTCTTCGCCTACTCCTCTCTTg GCTACTATGTATGAGGGTTTGAAGCAAGCTATACCGTGGAAACGCACTAGAAA